TTATCTAAATATTCAAGCCACTTATCTCCATGTAACGTATGAGGGCTATCTTTAGGAAATTTATCCATAGCCATTCTCTTTAAATAAACAGAAATAGCTAAAACAAACTCTTCCGGCTTCTGTGCAAAAACCTTATCTCTGAAATCTTTAATTATTAAATCTTTTCGTCTCTTTATGCTTTTTCTAATTTCTCTAAAAATGAAAATACAAATAATTATAAAAACTACTAATCCTAATAGGACCCACCAG
This portion of the Pseudofrancisella aestuarii genome encodes:
- a CDS encoding DUF4381 domain-containing protein; the protein is MQEANLLDNLKDIYLPKEVPFWPIAYGWWVLLGLVVFIIICIFIFREIRKSIKRRKDLIIKDFRDKVFAQKPEEFVLAISVYLKRMAMDKFPKDSPHTLHGDKWLEYLDKRLKTKDFTTGSGKVLLNSYAPRVLNTQEQEQLLAVAEKWLRTVI